One Solanum pennellii chromosome 9, SPENNV200 DNA segment encodes these proteins:
- the LOC114074065 gene encoding uncharacterized protein LOC114074065, with the protein MPLESAKAIWDFLKEEYQRDERIKSMKAMNIIREFEVQRKKDSENVKEYLDRLLSIVIKVRMLGNKFPDSRVIDTLLVTLPEKFEPTIASIKNTKDLSRITLAGLPNALQIKPYMRCQNIKNLGMMRSSTKRKDDNNKNKEKLKFVASSFASTISSDSCLIDSGCTNHMTSDEKLFERLDKTTTSRVRIGNGEYLPTKGKWTVAIEII; encoded by the exons ATGCCGTTGGAATCAGCAAAAGCAATCTgggattttttaaaagaagaataCCAAAGAGATGAGCGAATCAAAAGTATGAAAGCTATGAATATCATTAGAGAATTTGAGgtacaaagaaagaaagattCTGAAAATGTCAAAGAATACTTAGACAGGCTTCTTAGCATTGTGATAAAGGTAAGAATGTTGGGAAATAAGTTTCCTGATAGCAGAGTTATTGACACGCTTCTTGTTACATTACCTGAGAAGTTTGAACCAACCATTGCTTCCATAAAAAATACCAAGGATCTGTCAAGGATAACTTTGGCAGGATTACCAAATGCATTGCAG ATAAAGCCGTATATGAGATgccaaaatatcaaaaacttGGGCATGATGAGATCATCTACAAAGAGAAAGGAcgacaacaacaagaacaaggAGAAGCTCAAATTTGTTGCATCAAGTTTTGCATCTACTATTTCAAGTGACAGTTGTCTtattgatagtggttgtacaaACCACATGACTAGTGATGAAAAGCTTTTCGAAAGGCTTGataaaacaacaacatcaagaGTCAGGATTGGAAATGGAGAATACCTCCCTACAAAAGGAAAGTGGACTGTAGCTATTGAGATTATATAG